From one Melioribacteraceae bacterium genomic stretch:
- a CDS encoding DUF3788 family protein translates to MPQPTLTNKDQFPTEEIIFSHIGNSKVIWEELFKHIHTEHPDLIHEWRYYNDGKSWLMKVTRKSKTIFWLSVIKNAFQITFYFGDKAEHTLLESSISEKLKKEFKEGKRFGKIRGITLVMNKKQYLKDAKELINLKISLK, encoded by the coding sequence ATGCCTCAACCAACCCTAACAAACAAAGACCAGTTCCCAACTGAAGAAATAATATTTTCTCACATAGGAAATTCAAAAGTAATTTGGGAAGAATTATTTAAACACATTCACACAGAACATCCGGATCTAATACATGAATGGAGATATTACAACGACGGAAAAAGCTGGTTGATGAAAGTTACCCGTAAATCAAAAACTATTTTTTGGTTATCTGTAATTAAAAACGCTTTTCAAATTACTTTTTATTTTGGTGACAAAGCGGAACACACATTATTGGAAAGTTCAATTTCTGAAAAATTGAAAAAAGAATTTAAAGAAGGAAAGAGATTCGGGAAGATTAGAGGTATTACTCTCGTTATGAACAAAAAGCAATATCTAAAAGACGCCAAAGAATTAATCAATCTAAAAATCAGCCTCAAATAA